Proteins from a single region of Oreochromis niloticus isolate F11D_XX linkage group LG7, O_niloticus_UMD_NMBU, whole genome shotgun sequence:
- the LOC100704335 gene encoding netrin-4 isoform X1, with protein sequence MRLLALFYLMQTYSAVRMSLWTLLLIFPVSASSPLLAVTSKTDDQAVDHRCSGRACNPRMGNLALGRVLSTRSVCGFNSSEPFCFYRQTSAPRSSRGSCSAATCSRCNSAIPSQEHPPSAMSDSSFRHPDTWWQSAEGVKEETLQLDLETEFLFTHLILVFRSPRPAAMVLERSQDRGRTWKTLRYFARNCDETFGLVEGSPVGEGGATCTSKYSGAYPCSRGEVIYRALSPWRSVDPYGPAAQDQLMVTNLRVRLLQKQPCPCQAKDPGASALPTDHYAIYDFIVKGSCLCNGHADHCEPASAYLSGTQNISNMVHGKCACRHNTAGDHCERCAPLYNDQPWQAANGITGTAHECQKCKCNGHARSCHFSRGLWLATGRRSGGVCDDCRHNTEGRHCQSCKKGFYRDPSRPKMAPDSCKACSCHPVGSVHSGGSTLCDPNTGECTCKPGVGGPYCDSCMTGYWGLNEYGCRPCDCVGDCDPYTGDCISGSDVEVFYTASGHMGHSSKYSETALFRVEELFSALHHSEKCECIEVTLGNPKLFCAAEFDYVLVAKVMSAHDKGSHAEVKVKVKKVLYQNPQMKIQRGSVTLYPESWTTHGCTCPILNPGSEYVVAGHEDWKKGRLIVNTKSFVKPWKSSLGRKLLHILRKHCGRW encoded by the exons ATGCGCCTTCTTGCCTTATTTTACCTCATGCAGACTTACAGCGCAGTCAGGATGAGCCTGTGGACTCTGCTGCTCATTTTCCCGGTGAGCGCATCCTCTCCTCTGTTAGCCG TAACGTCTAAAACCGACGATCAAGCCGTGGATCACCGCTGCTCTGGACGAGCCTGCAACCCCCGCATGGGCAACTTGGCCCTGGGTAGAGTGCTAAGCACCCGGTCGGTGTGCGGCTTCAACTCCTCGGAGCCCTTCTGCTTCTACAGACAGACCTCCGCCCCCCGCAGCAGCAGGGGGTCTTGCTCGGCGGCAACGTGCAGCCGGTGCAACTCTGCCATCCCCAGCCAGGAGCACCCTCCATCTGCCATGAGCGACTCCTCTTTCCGCCACCCTGACACCTGGTGGCAATCTGCGGAGGGGGTGAAGGAGGAGACGCTCCAGCTGGATCTGGAGACGGAGTTCCTCTTCACCCATTTGATCCTGGTGTTCCGCTCCCCGCGCCCTGCTGCCATGGTGCTGGAGCGCTCCCAGGACCGTGGACGCACATGGAAGACCCTCAGATATTTTGCCAGAAACTGCGACGAGACGTTTGGCCTGGTGGAGGGGTCACCAGTTGGCGAGGGTGGGGCAACTTGCACCTCCAAGTATTCAGGAGCTTATCCTTGTAGCAGAGGAGAG GTGATCTACCGAGCCTTGTCGCCCTGGCGCTCAGTGGATCCCTATGGCCCGGCTGCTCAGGACCAGCTCATGGTCACCAACCTGAGAGTCCGTTTGCTGCAGAAACAGCCGTGCCCCTGCCAGGCCAAGGATCCTGGTGCCTCTGCCCTCCCCACGGATCATTACGCCATCTACGATTTTATAGTCAAAGGCAGCTGCCTTTGCAATGGACACGCCGACCACTGCGAACCGGCCAGTGCCTACCTTTCCGGCACACAGAACATCAGCAACATG GTCCACGGCAAGTGTGCCTGCAGACATAACACGGCCGGCGACCACTGCGAGCGCTGCGCACCTCTCTACAACGATCAACCCTGGCAGGCCGCCAACGGCATCACAGGGACAGCGCACGAGTGTCAGA AGTGCAAGTGTAACGGCCACGCCAGGAGCTGTCACTTCAGTCGAGGGCTGTGGCTCGCAACGGGACGACGGAGTGGCGGGGTGTGTGACGACTGCCGCCACAACACGGAGGGCCGTCACTGCCAGAGCTGTAAGAAGGGCTTTTACAGAGATCCCAGCAGACCGAAAATGGCACCTGACTCCTGCAAAG CCTGTTCTTGCCACCCTGTCGGCTCAGTCCACTCAGGTGGCAGCACTCTCTGCGACCCTAACACCGGGGAGTGCACTTGTAAGCCCGGTGTCGGAGGCCCCTACTGTGACAGCTGCATGACGGGATACTGGGGGCTTAATGAATACGGCTGCCGTCCATGTGACTGTGTAGGGGACTGTGACCCCTACACTGGTGACTGCATTTCTGG CTCAGATGTGGAGGTCTTCTATACAGCCAGTGGCCACATGGGACACAGCAGCAAATATAGTGAGACGGCACTCTTTAGGGTAGAGGAGCTTTTCTCTGCACTGCACCACTCCG AGAAATGTGAATGCATAGAGGTAACCCTTGGCAACCCTAAACTCTTCTGTGCTGCAGAGTTTGACtatg TACTGGTGGCAAAGGTGATGTCAGCCCACGACAAAGGCTCTCACGCAGAGGTGAAAGTCAAGGTCAAGAAGGTGTTGTATCAGAACCCTCAGATGAAGATCCAGAGGGGAAGTGTTACCCTTTACCCAGAGTCCTGGACCACCCACGGCTGTACCTGCCCCATCCTCAACCCAG GATCTGAGTATGTGGTGGCTGGTCATGAAGACTGGAAGAAAGGTCGACTTATTGTTAACACCAAGAGCTTTGTTAAACCTTGGAAGTCAAGTCTCGGACGCAAACTCCTCCACATCCTCAGAAAACACTGCGGCCGCTGGTAG
- the LOC100704335 gene encoding netrin-4 isoform X2: MSLWTLLLIFPVSASSPLLAVTSKTDDQAVDHRCSGRACNPRMGNLALGRVLSTRSVCGFNSSEPFCFYRQTSAPRSSRGSCSAATCSRCNSAIPSQEHPPSAMSDSSFRHPDTWWQSAEGVKEETLQLDLETEFLFTHLILVFRSPRPAAMVLERSQDRGRTWKTLRYFARNCDETFGLVEGSPVGEGGATCTSKYSGAYPCSRGEVIYRALSPWRSVDPYGPAAQDQLMVTNLRVRLLQKQPCPCQAKDPGASALPTDHYAIYDFIVKGSCLCNGHADHCEPASAYLSGTQNISNMVHGKCACRHNTAGDHCERCAPLYNDQPWQAANGITGTAHECQKCKCNGHARSCHFSRGLWLATGRRSGGVCDDCRHNTEGRHCQSCKKGFYRDPSRPKMAPDSCKACSCHPVGSVHSGGSTLCDPNTGECTCKPGVGGPYCDSCMTGYWGLNEYGCRPCDCVGDCDPYTGDCISGSDVEVFYTASGHMGHSSKYSETALFRVEELFSALHHSEKCECIEVTLGNPKLFCAAEFDYVLVAKVMSAHDKGSHAEVKVKVKKVLYQNPQMKIQRGSVTLYPESWTTHGCTCPILNPGSEYVVAGHEDWKKGRLIVNTKSFVKPWKSSLGRKLLHILRKHCGRW, encoded by the exons ATGAGCCTGTGGACTCTGCTGCTCATTTTCCCGGTGAGCGCATCCTCTCCTCTGTTAGCCG TAACGTCTAAAACCGACGATCAAGCCGTGGATCACCGCTGCTCTGGACGAGCCTGCAACCCCCGCATGGGCAACTTGGCCCTGGGTAGAGTGCTAAGCACCCGGTCGGTGTGCGGCTTCAACTCCTCGGAGCCCTTCTGCTTCTACAGACAGACCTCCGCCCCCCGCAGCAGCAGGGGGTCTTGCTCGGCGGCAACGTGCAGCCGGTGCAACTCTGCCATCCCCAGCCAGGAGCACCCTCCATCTGCCATGAGCGACTCCTCTTTCCGCCACCCTGACACCTGGTGGCAATCTGCGGAGGGGGTGAAGGAGGAGACGCTCCAGCTGGATCTGGAGACGGAGTTCCTCTTCACCCATTTGATCCTGGTGTTCCGCTCCCCGCGCCCTGCTGCCATGGTGCTGGAGCGCTCCCAGGACCGTGGACGCACATGGAAGACCCTCAGATATTTTGCCAGAAACTGCGACGAGACGTTTGGCCTGGTGGAGGGGTCACCAGTTGGCGAGGGTGGGGCAACTTGCACCTCCAAGTATTCAGGAGCTTATCCTTGTAGCAGAGGAGAG GTGATCTACCGAGCCTTGTCGCCCTGGCGCTCAGTGGATCCCTATGGCCCGGCTGCTCAGGACCAGCTCATGGTCACCAACCTGAGAGTCCGTTTGCTGCAGAAACAGCCGTGCCCCTGCCAGGCCAAGGATCCTGGTGCCTCTGCCCTCCCCACGGATCATTACGCCATCTACGATTTTATAGTCAAAGGCAGCTGCCTTTGCAATGGACACGCCGACCACTGCGAACCGGCCAGTGCCTACCTTTCCGGCACACAGAACATCAGCAACATG GTCCACGGCAAGTGTGCCTGCAGACATAACACGGCCGGCGACCACTGCGAGCGCTGCGCACCTCTCTACAACGATCAACCCTGGCAGGCCGCCAACGGCATCACAGGGACAGCGCACGAGTGTCAGA AGTGCAAGTGTAACGGCCACGCCAGGAGCTGTCACTTCAGTCGAGGGCTGTGGCTCGCAACGGGACGACGGAGTGGCGGGGTGTGTGACGACTGCCGCCACAACACGGAGGGCCGTCACTGCCAGAGCTGTAAGAAGGGCTTTTACAGAGATCCCAGCAGACCGAAAATGGCACCTGACTCCTGCAAAG CCTGTTCTTGCCACCCTGTCGGCTCAGTCCACTCAGGTGGCAGCACTCTCTGCGACCCTAACACCGGGGAGTGCACTTGTAAGCCCGGTGTCGGAGGCCCCTACTGTGACAGCTGCATGACGGGATACTGGGGGCTTAATGAATACGGCTGCCGTCCATGTGACTGTGTAGGGGACTGTGACCCCTACACTGGTGACTGCATTTCTGG CTCAGATGTGGAGGTCTTCTATACAGCCAGTGGCCACATGGGACACAGCAGCAAATATAGTGAGACGGCACTCTTTAGGGTAGAGGAGCTTTTCTCTGCACTGCACCACTCCG AGAAATGTGAATGCATAGAGGTAACCCTTGGCAACCCTAAACTCTTCTGTGCTGCAGAGTTTGACtatg TACTGGTGGCAAAGGTGATGTCAGCCCACGACAAAGGCTCTCACGCAGAGGTGAAAGTCAAGGTCAAGAAGGTGTTGTATCAGAACCCTCAGATGAAGATCCAGAGGGGAAGTGTTACCCTTTACCCAGAGTCCTGGACCACCCACGGCTGTACCTGCCCCATCCTCAACCCAG GATCTGAGTATGTGGTGGCTGGTCATGAAGACTGGAAGAAAGGTCGACTTATTGTTAACACCAAGAGCTTTGTTAAACCTTGGAAGTCAAGTCTCGGACGCAAACTCCTCCACATCCTCAGAAAACACTGCGGCCGCTGGTAG